From a region of the Daphnia magna isolate NIES linkage group LG1, ASM2063170v1.1, whole genome shotgun sequence genome:
- the LOC123469441 gene encoding magnetosome-associated protein MamJ-like isoform X4, which produces MHLSIVLMINVAAVMFAKCNPIDSEIEMLEWLDNPNAYLRDFNQETEEREWLDDAFEHFNDVRHVNYAMARNQEELRSQMNEMEQHAAVDRSVMPVEEQKSEQDSQEEQKLEQNAMEQMNSEQSSVDGKYAEYVTYGYRYSRPTPPASIQVETKPEKIPVAENKADEIPVVLEQDQATERNPQPVFVEEQKAEPVLVEQTKPEGVSVVPEQVLVDVPQPVQIPVVETKPGQFPVDAPQPGQVPLVEEKPEQVPVDGPQPIQVPAVETKPEQVLIEPKKPGDVSEVPEQVPVNVPQPVQIPLVETKPEQVPVAETEPVQVPVAETEPVQVPVAETEPVQVPVAEMEPVQIPLVTTKPEQVPVAETEPVQVPVVETEPVQIPLVTTKPEQVPVAETEPVQVPVGETEPVQVPVAETEPVQVPVAETEPVQVPVAETEPVQVPVAETEPVQVPVGETEPVQVPVAETEPVQVPVAETEPVQIPLVTTKPEQVPVAETEPVQVPVAETEPVQVPVEQQKPNPSRPIDFEESGCFWSGTSPFCHGKCGTFYRAKIIDKTGDGRTCLTGNKKLCCPIPSNQLKSLIDLYKNL; this is translated from the exons ATGCATTTATCAATCGTTTTG ATGATAAACGTGGCTGCCGTTATGTTTGCCAAATGTAATCCGATAGATTCTG AAATTGAAATGCTTGAGTGGCTTGATAATCCCAATGCTTACCTAAGGGATTTCAATCAAG AAACAGAAGAGCGTGAATGGCTTGATGATGCTTTTGAGCATTTCAACGATGTTCGCCATG TTAACTACGCAATGGCTAGGAATCAGGAAGAATTACGCTCACAGATGAACGAAATGGAACAACATGCCGCGGTGGACAGGAGTGTGATGCCAGTAGAGGAACAGAAATCCGAACAAGATTCTCAAGAAGAGCAGAAATTAGAACAAAATGCCATGGAACAAATGAATTCTGAACAATCTTCCGTAGATGGGAAATATGCGGAATACGTTACGTATGGGTATCGGTATAGTAGACCTACTCCTCCTGCATCTATCCAGGTGGAAACAAAACCAGAGAAGATTCCTGTAGCAGAAAATAAAGCGGATGAGATTCCAGTAGTACTGGAACAAGACCAAGCCACGGAGCGTAATCCCCAACCGGTTTTCGTAGAGGAGCAGAAAGCGGAACCGGTTCTAGTAGAGCAAACGAAACCCGAAGGCGTTTCGGTGGTACCGGAACAAGTTCTAGTAGATGTACCACAACCGGTGCAAATTCCAGTGGTGGAGACGAAACCCGGACAGTTTCCAGTAGATGCACCGCAACCGGGGCAAGTTCCATTGGTGGAAGAGAAACCCGAACAGGTACCGGTAGATGGACCGCAACCGATACAAGTTCCAGCGGTGGAGACCAAACCGGAACAGGTTCTAATAGAACCAAAGAAACCTGGAGACGTTTCGGAGGTACCAGAACAAGTTCCAGTAAATGTACCGCAACCGGTACAAATTCCATTGGTGGAGACCAAACCCGAACAG GTTCCAGTAGCGGAGACGGAACCCGTACAGGTTCCAGTAGCGGAGACGGAACCCGTACAGGTTCCAGTAGCGGAGACGGAACCCGTACAGGTTCCAGTAGCGGAGATGGAACCGGTACAAATTCCATTGGTGACGACCAAACCCGAACAAGTTCCAGTAGCGGAGACGGAACCCGTACAGGTTCCAGTAGTGGAGACGGAACCGGTACAAATTCCATTGGTGACGACCAAACCCGAACAAGTTCCAGTAGCGGAAACGGAACCCGTACAGGTTCCAGTAGGGGAGACGGAACCGGTACAGGTTCCAGTAGCGGAGACGGAACCCGTACAGGTTCCAGTAGCGGAGACGGAACCGGTACAGGTTCCAGTAGCGGAGACGGAACCCGTACAGGTTCCAGTAGCGGAGACGGAACCCGTACAGGTTCCAGTAGGGGAGACGGAACCGGTACAGGTTCCAGTAGCGGAGACGGAACCCGTACAGGTTCCAGTAGCGGAGACGGAACCGGTACAAATTCCATTGGTGACGACCAAACCCGAACAAGTTCCAGTAGCGGAAACGGAACCCGTACAGGTTCCAGTAGCGGAGACGGAACCCGTACAGGTTCCAGTAGAACAACAGAAACCAAATCCCAGTCGCCCCATAG ATTTTGAGGAATCGGGATGCTTTTGGAGTGGGACATCGCCCTTCTGCCATGGCAAATGTGGAACTTTCTACAGAGCCAAAATCATAGACAAAACGGGCGACGGAAGAACGTGCCTCAcgggaaacaaaaaactgtGTTGTCCCATACCATCCAATCAATTGAAGAGCTTGATTGACCTGTACAAGAACCTGTAA
- the LOC123469441 gene encoding magnetosome-associated protein MamJ-like isoform X8 yields the protein MHLSIVLMINVAAVMFAKCNPIDSEIEMLEWLDNPNAYLRDFNQETEEREWLDDAFEHFNDVRHVNYAMARNQEELRSQMNEMEQHAAVDRSVMPVEEQKSEQDSQEEQKLEQNAMEQMNSEQSSVDGKYAEYVTYGYRYSRPTPPASIQVETKPEKIPVAENKADEIPVVLEQDQATERNPQPVFVEEQKAEPVLVEQTKPEGVSVVPEQVLVDVPQPVQIPVVETKPGQFPVDAPQPGQVPLVEEKPEQVPVDGPQPIQVPAVETKPEQVLIEPKKPGDVSEVPEQVPVNVPQPVQIPLVETKPEQVPVAETEPVQVPVAETEPVQVPVAETEPVQVPVAETEPVQVPVVETEPVQIPLVTTKPEQVPVAETEPVQVPVGETEPVQVPVAETEPVQVPVAETEPVQVPVAETEPVQVPVAETEPVQVPVGETEPVQVPVAETEPVQVPVAETEPVQIPLVTTKPEQVPVAETEPVQVPVAETEPVQVPVEQQKPNPSRPIDFEESGCFWSGTSPFCHGKCGTFYRAKIIDKTGDGRTCLTGNKKLCCPIPSNQLKSLIDLYKNL from the exons ATGCATTTATCAATCGTTTTG ATGATAAACGTGGCTGCCGTTATGTTTGCCAAATGTAATCCGATAGATTCTG AAATTGAAATGCTTGAGTGGCTTGATAATCCCAATGCTTACCTAAGGGATTTCAATCAAG AAACAGAAGAGCGTGAATGGCTTGATGATGCTTTTGAGCATTTCAACGATGTTCGCCATG TTAACTACGCAATGGCTAGGAATCAGGAAGAATTACGCTCACAGATGAACGAAATGGAACAACATGCCGCGGTGGACAGGAGTGTGATGCCAGTAGAGGAACAGAAATCCGAACAAGATTCTCAAGAAGAGCAGAAATTAGAACAAAATGCCATGGAACAAATGAATTCTGAACAATCTTCCGTAGATGGGAAATATGCGGAATACGTTACGTATGGGTATCGGTATAGTAGACCTACTCCTCCTGCATCTATCCAGGTGGAAACAAAACCAGAGAAGATTCCTGTAGCAGAAAATAAAGCGGATGAGATTCCAGTAGTACTGGAACAAGACCAAGCCACGGAGCGTAATCCCCAACCGGTTTTCGTAGAGGAGCAGAAAGCGGAACCGGTTCTAGTAGAGCAAACGAAACCCGAAGGCGTTTCGGTGGTACCGGAACAAGTTCTAGTAGATGTACCACAACCGGTGCAAATTCCAGTGGTGGAGACGAAACCCGGACAGTTTCCAGTAGATGCACCGCAACCGGGGCAAGTTCCATTGGTGGAAGAGAAACCCGAACAGGTACCGGTAGATGGACCGCAACCGATACAAGTTCCAGCGGTGGAGACCAAACCGGAACAGGTTCTAATAGAACCAAAGAAACCTGGAGACGTTTCGGAGGTACCAGAACAAGTTCCAGTAAATGTACCGCAACCGGTACAAATTCCATTGGTGGAGACCAAACCCGAACAG GTTCCAGTAGCGGAGACGGAACCCGTACAGGTTCCAGTAGCGGAGACGGAACCCGTACAGGTTCCAGTAGCGGAGACGGAACCCGTACAGGTTCCAGTAGCGGAG ACGGAACCCGTACAGGTTCCAGTAGTGGAGACGGAACCGGTACAAATTCCATTGGTGACGACCAAACCCGAACAAGTTCCAGTAGCGGAAACGGAACCCGTACAGGTTCCAGTAGGGGAGACGGAACCGGTACAGGTTCCAGTAGCGGAGACGGAACCCGTACAGGTTCCAGTAGCGGAGACGGAACCGGTACAGGTTCCAGTAGCGGAGACGGAACCCGTACAGGTTCCAGTAGCGGAGACGGAACCCGTACAGGTTCCAGTAGGGGAGACGGAACCGGTACAGGTTCCAGTAGCGGAGACGGAACCCGTACAGGTTCCAGTAGCGGAGACGGAACCGGTACAAATTCCATTGGTGACGACCAAACCCGAACAAGTTCCAGTAGCGGAAACGGAACCCGTACAGGTTCCAGTAGCGGAGACGGAACCCGTACAGGTTCCAGTAGAACAACAGAAACCAAATCCCAGTCGCCCCATAG ATTTTGAGGAATCGGGATGCTTTTGGAGTGGGACATCGCCCTTCTGCCATGGCAAATGTGGAACTTTCTACAGAGCCAAAATCATAGACAAAACGGGCGACGGAAGAACGTGCCTCAcgggaaacaaaaaactgtGTTGTCCCATACCATCCAATCAATTGAAGAGCTTGATTGACCTGTACAAGAACCTGTAA
- the LOC123469441 gene encoding magnetosome-associated protein MamJ-like isoform X15 has product MHLSIVLMINVAAVMFAKCNPIDSEIEMLEWLDNPNAYLRDFNQETEEREWLDDAFEHFNDVRHVNYAMARNQEELRSQMNEMEQHAAVDRSVMPVEEQKSEQDSQEEQKLEQNAMEQMNSEQSSVDGKYAEYVTYGYRYSRPTPPASIQVETKPEKIPVAENKADEIPVVLEQDQATERNPQPVFVEEQKAEPVLVEQTKPEGVSVVPEQVLVDVPQPVQIPVVETKPGQFPVDAPQPGQVPLVEEKPEQVPVDGPQPIQVPAVETKPEQVLIEPKKPGDVSEVPEQVPVNVPQPVQIPLVETKPEQVPVAETEPVQVPVAETEPVQVPVAETEPVQVPVAETEPVQVPVAETEPVQVPVAETEPVQVPVAETEPVQVPVGETEPVQVPVAETEPVQVPVAETEPVQIPLVTTKPEQVPVAETEPVQVPVAETEPVQVPVEQQKPNPSRPIDFEESGCFWSGTSPFCHGKCGTFYRAKIIDKTGDGRTCLTGNKKLCCPIPSNQLKSLIDLYKNL; this is encoded by the exons ATGCATTTATCAATCGTTTTG ATGATAAACGTGGCTGCCGTTATGTTTGCCAAATGTAATCCGATAGATTCTG AAATTGAAATGCTTGAGTGGCTTGATAATCCCAATGCTTACCTAAGGGATTTCAATCAAG AAACAGAAGAGCGTGAATGGCTTGATGATGCTTTTGAGCATTTCAACGATGTTCGCCATG TTAACTACGCAATGGCTAGGAATCAGGAAGAATTACGCTCACAGATGAACGAAATGGAACAACATGCCGCGGTGGACAGGAGTGTGATGCCAGTAGAGGAACAGAAATCCGAACAAGATTCTCAAGAAGAGCAGAAATTAGAACAAAATGCCATGGAACAAATGAATTCTGAACAATCTTCCGTAGATGGGAAATATGCGGAATACGTTACGTATGGGTATCGGTATAGTAGACCTACTCCTCCTGCATCTATCCAGGTGGAAACAAAACCAGAGAAGATTCCTGTAGCAGAAAATAAAGCGGATGAGATTCCAGTAGTACTGGAACAAGACCAAGCCACGGAGCGTAATCCCCAACCGGTTTTCGTAGAGGAGCAGAAAGCGGAACCGGTTCTAGTAGAGCAAACGAAACCCGAAGGCGTTTCGGTGGTACCGGAACAAGTTCTAGTAGATGTACCACAACCGGTGCAAATTCCAGTGGTGGAGACGAAACCCGGACAGTTTCCAGTAGATGCACCGCAACCGGGGCAAGTTCCATTGGTGGAAGAGAAACCCGAACAGGTACCGGTAGATGGACCGCAACCGATACAAGTTCCAGCGGTGGAGACCAAACCGGAACAGGTTCTAATAGAACCAAAGAAACCTGGAGACGTTTCGGAGGTACCAGAACAAGTTCCAGTAAATGTACCGCAACCGGTACAAATTCCATTGGTGGAGACCAAACCCGAACAG GTTCCAGTAGCGGAGACGGAACCCGTACAGGTTCCAGTAGCGGAGACGGAACCCGTACAGGTTCCAGTAGCGGAGACGGAACCCGTACAG GTTCCAGTAGCGGAGACGGAACCCGTACAGGTTCCAGTAGCGGAGACGGAACCGGTACAGGTTCCAGTAGCGGAGACGGAACCCGTACAGGTTCCAGTAGCGGAGACGGAACCCGTACAGGTTCCAGTAGGGGAGACGGAACCGGTACAGGTTCCAGTAGCGGAGACGGAACCCGTACAGGTTCCAGTAGCGGAGACGGAACCGGTACAAATTCCATTGGTGACGACCAAACCCGAACAAGTTCCAGTAGCGGAAACGGAACCCGTACAGGTTCCAGTAGCGGAGACGGAACCCGTACAGGTTCCAGTAGAACAACAGAAACCAAATCCCAGTCGCCCCATAG ATTTTGAGGAATCGGGATGCTTTTGGAGTGGGACATCGCCCTTCTGCCATGGCAAATGTGGAACTTTCTACAGAGCCAAAATCATAGACAAAACGGGCGACGGAAGAACGTGCCTCAcgggaaacaaaaaactgtGTTGTCCCATACCATCCAATCAATTGAAGAGCTTGATTGACCTGTACAAGAACCTGTAA
- the LOC123469441 gene encoding magnetosome-associated protein MamJ-like isoform X11 yields MHLSIVLMINVAAVMFAKCNPIDSEIEMLEWLDNPNAYLRDFNQETEEREWLDDAFEHFNDVRHVNYAMARNQEELRSQMNEMEQHAAVDRSVMPVEEQKSEQDSQEEQKLEQNAMEQMNSEQSSVDGKYAEYVTYGYRYSRPTPPASIQVETKPEKIPVAENKADEIPVVLEQDQATERNPQPVFVEEQKAEPVLVEQTKPEGVSVVPEQVLVDVPQPVQIPVVETKPGQFPVDAPQPGQVPLVEEKPEQVPVDGPQPIQVPAVETKPEQVLIEPKKPGDVSEVPEQVPVNVPQPVQIPLVETKPEQVPVAETEPVQVPVAETEPVQVPVVETEPVQIPLVTTKPEQVPVAETEPVQVPVGETEPVQVPVAETEPVQVPVAETEPVQVPVAETEPVQVPVAETEPVQVPVGETEPVQVPVAETEPVQVPVAETEPVQIPLVTTKPEQVPVAETEPVQVPVAETEPVQVPVEQQKPNPSRPIDFEESGCFWSGTSPFCHGKCGTFYRAKIIDKTGDGRTCLTGNKKLCCPIPSNQLKSLIDLYKNL; encoded by the exons ATGCATTTATCAATCGTTTTG ATGATAAACGTGGCTGCCGTTATGTTTGCCAAATGTAATCCGATAGATTCTG AAATTGAAATGCTTGAGTGGCTTGATAATCCCAATGCTTACCTAAGGGATTTCAATCAAG AAACAGAAGAGCGTGAATGGCTTGATGATGCTTTTGAGCATTTCAACGATGTTCGCCATG TTAACTACGCAATGGCTAGGAATCAGGAAGAATTACGCTCACAGATGAACGAAATGGAACAACATGCCGCGGTGGACAGGAGTGTGATGCCAGTAGAGGAACAGAAATCCGAACAAGATTCTCAAGAAGAGCAGAAATTAGAACAAAATGCCATGGAACAAATGAATTCTGAACAATCTTCCGTAGATGGGAAATATGCGGAATACGTTACGTATGGGTATCGGTATAGTAGACCTACTCCTCCTGCATCTATCCAGGTGGAAACAAAACCAGAGAAGATTCCTGTAGCAGAAAATAAAGCGGATGAGATTCCAGTAGTACTGGAACAAGACCAAGCCACGGAGCGTAATCCCCAACCGGTTTTCGTAGAGGAGCAGAAAGCGGAACCGGTTCTAGTAGAGCAAACGAAACCCGAAGGCGTTTCGGTGGTACCGGAACAAGTTCTAGTAGATGTACCACAACCGGTGCAAATTCCAGTGGTGGAGACGAAACCCGGACAGTTTCCAGTAGATGCACCGCAACCGGGGCAAGTTCCATTGGTGGAAGAGAAACCCGAACAGGTACCGGTAGATGGACCGCAACCGATACAAGTTCCAGCGGTGGAGACCAAACCGGAACAGGTTCTAATAGAACCAAAGAAACCTGGAGACGTTTCGGAGGTACCAGAACAAGTTCCAGTAAATGTACCGCAACCGGTACAAATTCCATTGGTGGAGACCAAACCCGAACAGGTTCCAGTAGCGGAGACGGAACCCGTACAGG TTCCAGTAGCGGAGACGGAACCCGTACAGGTTCCAGTAGTGGAGACGGAACCGGTACAAATTCCATTGGTGACGACCAAACCCGAACAAGTTCCAGTAGCGGAAACGGAACCCGTACAGGTTCCAGTAGGGGAGACGGAACCGGTACAGGTTCCAGTAGCGGAGACGGAACCCGTACAGGTTCCAGTAGCGGAGACGGAACCGGTACAGGTTCCAGTAGCGGAGACGGAACCCGTACAGGTTCCAGTAGCGGAGACGGAACCCGTACAGGTTCCAGTAGGGGAGACGGAACCGGTACAGGTTCCAGTAGCGGAGACGGAACCCGTACAGGTTCCAGTAGCGGAGACGGAACCGGTACAAATTCCATTGGTGACGACCAAACCCGAACAAGTTCCAGTAGCGGAAACGGAACCCGTACAGGTTCCAGTAGCGGAGACGGAACCCGTACAGGTTCCAGTAGAACAACAGAAACCAAATCCCAGTCGCCCCATAG ATTTTGAGGAATCGGGATGCTTTTGGAGTGGGACATCGCCCTTCTGCCATGGCAAATGTGGAACTTTCTACAGAGCCAAAATCATAGACAAAACGGGCGACGGAAGAACGTGCCTCAcgggaaacaaaaaactgtGTTGTCCCATACCATCCAATCAATTGAAGAGCTTGATTGACCTGTACAAGAACCTGTAA
- the LOC123469441 gene encoding magnetosome-associated protein MamJ-like isoform X16 codes for MHLSIVLMINVAAVMFAKCNPIDSEIEMLEWLDNPNAYLRDFNQETEEREWLDDAFEHFNDVRHVNYAMARNQEELRSQMNEMEQHAAVDRSVMPVEEQKSEQDSQEEQKLEQNAMEQMNSEQSSVDGKYAEYVTYGYRYSRPTPPASIQVETKPEKIPVAENKADEIPVVLEQDQATERNPQPVFVEEQKAEPVLVEQTKPEGVSVVPEQVLVDVPQPVQIPVVETKPGQFPVDAPQPGQVPLVEEKPEQVPVDGPQPIQVPAVETKPEQVLIEPKKPGDVSEVPEQVPVNVPQPVQIPLVTTKPEQVPVAETEPVQVPVAETEPVQVPVAETEPVQVPVAETEPVQVPVAETEPVQVPVGETEPVQVPVAETEPVQVPVAETEPVQIPLVTTKPEQVPVAETEPVQVPVAETEPVQVPVEQQKPNPSRPIDFEESGCFWSGTSPFCHGKCGTFYRAKIIDKTGDGRTCLTGNKKLCCPIPSNQLKSLIDLYKNL; via the exons ATGCATTTATCAATCGTTTTG ATGATAAACGTGGCTGCCGTTATGTTTGCCAAATGTAATCCGATAGATTCTG AAATTGAAATGCTTGAGTGGCTTGATAATCCCAATGCTTACCTAAGGGATTTCAATCAAG AAACAGAAGAGCGTGAATGGCTTGATGATGCTTTTGAGCATTTCAACGATGTTCGCCATG TTAACTACGCAATGGCTAGGAATCAGGAAGAATTACGCTCACAGATGAACGAAATGGAACAACATGCCGCGGTGGACAGGAGTGTGATGCCAGTAGAGGAACAGAAATCCGAACAAGATTCTCAAGAAGAGCAGAAATTAGAACAAAATGCCATGGAACAAATGAATTCTGAACAATCTTCCGTAGATGGGAAATATGCGGAATACGTTACGTATGGGTATCGGTATAGTAGACCTACTCCTCCTGCATCTATCCAGGTGGAAACAAAACCAGAGAAGATTCCTGTAGCAGAAAATAAAGCGGATGAGATTCCAGTAGTACTGGAACAAGACCAAGCCACGGAGCGTAATCCCCAACCGGTTTTCGTAGAGGAGCAGAAAGCGGAACCGGTTCTAGTAGAGCAAACGAAACCCGAAGGCGTTTCGGTGGTACCGGAACAAGTTCTAGTAGATGTACCACAACCGGTGCAAATTCCAGTGGTGGAGACGAAACCCGGACAGTTTCCAGTAGATGCACCGCAACCGGGGCAAGTTCCATTGGTGGAAGAGAAACCCGAACAGGTACCGGTAGATGGACCGCAACCGATACAAGTTCCAGCGGTGGAGACCAAACCGGAACAGGTTCTAATAGAACCAAAGAAACCTGGAGACGTTTCGGAGGTACCAGAACAAGTTCCAGTAAATGTACCGCAACCGGTACAAATTCCATTG GTGACGACCAAACCCGAACAAGTTCCAGTAGCGGAGACGGAACCCGTACAG GTTCCAGTAGCGGAGACGGAACCCGTACAGGTTCCAGTAGCGGAGACGGAACCGGTACAGGTTCCAGTAGCGGAGACGGAACCCGTACAGGTTCCAGTAGCGGAGACGGAACCCGTACAGGTTCCAGTAGGGGAGACGGAACCGGTACAGGTTCCAGTAGCGGAGACGGAACCCGTACAGGTTCCAGTAGCGGAGACGGAACCGGTACAAATTCCATTGGTGACGACCAAACCCGAACAAGTTCCAGTAGCGGAAACGGAACCCGTACAGGTTCCAGTAGCGGAGACGGAACCCGTACAGGTTCCAGTAGAACAACAGAAACCAAATCCCAGTCGCCCCATAG ATTTTGAGGAATCGGGATGCTTTTGGAGTGGGACATCGCCCTTCTGCCATGGCAAATGTGGAACTTTCTACAGAGCCAAAATCATAGACAAAACGGGCGACGGAAGAACGTGCCTCAcgggaaacaaaaaactgtGTTGTCCCATACCATCCAATCAATTGAAGAGCTTGATTGACCTGTACAAGAACCTGTAA
- the LOC123469441 gene encoding magnetosome-associated protein MamJ-like isoform X9, with the protein MHLSIVLMINVAAVMFAKCNPIDSEIEMLEWLDNPNAYLRDFNQETEEREWLDDAFEHFNDVRHVNYAMARNQEELRSQMNEMEQHAAVDRSVMPVEEQKSEQDSQEEQKLEQNAMEQMNSEQSSVDGKYAEYVTYGYRYSRPTPPASIQVETKPEKIPVAENKADEIPVVLEQDQATERNPQPVFVEEQKAEPVLVEQTKPEGVSVVPEQVLVDVPQPVQIPVVETKPGQFPVDAPQPGQVPLVEEKPEQVPVDGPQPIQVPAVETKPEQVLIEPKKPGDVSEVPVAETEPVQVPVAETEPVQVPVAETEPVQVPVAEMEPVQIPLVTTKPEQVPVAETEPVQVPVVETEPVQIPLVTTKPEQVPVAETEPVQVPVGETEPVQVPVAETEPVQVPVAETEPVQVPVAETEPVQVPVAETEPVQVPVGETEPVQVPVAETEPVQVPVAETEPVQIPLVTTKPEQVPVAETEPVQVPVAETEPVQVPVEQQKPNPSRPIDFEESGCFWSGTSPFCHGKCGTFYRAKIIDKTGDGRTCLTGNKKLCCPIPSNQLKSLIDLYKNL; encoded by the exons ATGCATTTATCAATCGTTTTG ATGATAAACGTGGCTGCCGTTATGTTTGCCAAATGTAATCCGATAGATTCTG AAATTGAAATGCTTGAGTGGCTTGATAATCCCAATGCTTACCTAAGGGATTTCAATCAAG AAACAGAAGAGCGTGAATGGCTTGATGATGCTTTTGAGCATTTCAACGATGTTCGCCATG TTAACTACGCAATGGCTAGGAATCAGGAAGAATTACGCTCACAGATGAACGAAATGGAACAACATGCCGCGGTGGACAGGAGTGTGATGCCAGTAGAGGAACAGAAATCCGAACAAGATTCTCAAGAAGAGCAGAAATTAGAACAAAATGCCATGGAACAAATGAATTCTGAACAATCTTCCGTAGATGGGAAATATGCGGAATACGTTACGTATGGGTATCGGTATAGTAGACCTACTCCTCCTGCATCTATCCAGGTGGAAACAAAACCAGAGAAGATTCCTGTAGCAGAAAATAAAGCGGATGAGATTCCAGTAGTACTGGAACAAGACCAAGCCACGGAGCGTAATCCCCAACCGGTTTTCGTAGAGGAGCAGAAAGCGGAACCGGTTCTAGTAGAGCAAACGAAACCCGAAGGCGTTTCGGTGGTACCGGAACAAGTTCTAGTAGATGTACCACAACCGGTGCAAATTCCAGTGGTGGAGACGAAACCCGGACAGTTTCCAGTAGATGCACCGCAACCGGGGCAAGTTCCATTGGTGGAAGAGAAACCCGAACAGGTACCGGTAGATGGACCGCAACCGATACAAGTTCCAGCGGTGGAGACCAAACCGGAACAGGTTCTAATAGAACCAAAGAAACCTGGAGACGTTTCGGAG GTTCCAGTAGCGGAGACGGAACCCGTACAGGTTCCAGTAGCGGAGACGGAACCCGTACAGGTTCCAGTAGCGGAGACGGAACCCGTACAGGTTCCAGTAGCGGAGATGGAACCGGTACAAATTCCATTGGTGACGACCAAACCCGAACAAGTTCCAGTAGCGGAGACGGAACCCGTACAGGTTCCAGTAGTGGAGACGGAACCGGTACAAATTCCATTGGTGACGACCAAACCCGAACAAGTTCCAGTAGCGGAAACGGAACCCGTACAGGTTCCAGTAGGGGAGACGGAACCGGTACAGGTTCCAGTAGCGGAGACGGAACCCGTACAGGTTCCAGTAGCGGAGACGGAACCGGTACAGGTTCCAGTAGCGGAGACGGAACCCGTACAGGTTCCAGTAGCGGAGACGGAACCCGTACAGGTTCCAGTAGGGGAGACGGAACCGGTACAGGTTCCAGTAGCGGAGACGGAACCCGTACAGGTTCCAGTAGCGGAGACGGAACCGGTACAAATTCCATTGGTGACGACCAAACCCGAACAAGTTCCAGTAGCGGAAACGGAACCCGTACAGGTTCCAGTAGCGGAGACGGAACCCGTACAGGTTCCAGTAGAACAACAGAAACCAAATCCCAGTCGCCCCATAG ATTTTGAGGAATCGGGATGCTTTTGGAGTGGGACATCGCCCTTCTGCCATGGCAAATGTGGAACTTTCTACAGAGCCAAAATCATAGACAAAACGGGCGACGGAAGAACGTGCCTCAcgggaaacaaaaaactgtGTTGTCCCATACCATCCAATCAATTGAAGAGCTTGATTGACCTGTACAAGAACCTGTAA